One genomic segment of Brassica napus cultivar Da-Ae chromosome A3, Da-Ae, whole genome shotgun sequence includes these proteins:
- the LOC106444304 gene encoding UPF0481 protein At3g47200-like produces the protein MVNLTNRPPPPPPPPPQFRSISSRSAGNLIQRLTRSQPVPRPPPPPSWPRPLRPLSRPPPPPPPPRPRPPPPPPPFVPILPLPHLIISRRRRKLYHKRMLTWYLITLKMRQKLQTLNQKPEETREAWVISIKEKMDATLRVDATTSRDKLCIYRVPRYLQENDKKSYFPQTVSLGPYHHGKEHLVPMEHHKWRAVNMVMKRTKHRIEMYIDAMKELEEKARACYEGPIVWSSNKFAEMMFLDGLFILELFRGADNDKGFLVLGYGRNDPVFAMRGSMHSIQRDMVMLENQLPLFVLNRLLELQLGSEYQTGLVVQLAIRFFNPLMPTDKLATKTDQVEIKISLENDNFFNPIADKDKEELHCLDVFRRSLLRPSQKPEPRLSRTRWSWKRRAADKRQQQLIHCVTELREAGIKFKRRKTDRFWDIRFKNGYLEIPKLLIHDGTKSLFSNLIAFEQCHIDSNNDITSYIIFMDNLIDSAEDVRYLHYCGIIEHWLGTDSEVADLFNRLCQEVAFDLQDSYLSELSNKVDHNYNRKWNVMKATLKHKYFNNPWAYFSFIAAVILLLLTLFQSFFTAYAYIKPPS, from the exons ATGGTGAATCTTACTAATCgaccgccaccaccaccacctccaccaccacaATTCAGATCCATTTCGTCCCGGTCTGCTGGAAATTTAATCCAAAGACTAACAAGAAGTCAACCAGTGCCtagaccaccaccaccaccgtcaTGGCCACGACCACTGCGACCACTTTCACGACccccgccaccaccaccaccacctcggCCACGaccaccgccaccaccaccaccatttgTGCCGATTCTTCCTCTACCGCATTTAATAataagtagaagaagaagaaaattgtACCATAAACGCATGTTGACCTGGTACTTGATCACCCTCAAAATGCGTCaaaaactccaaaccctaaatcagaaACCCGAAGAGACAAGAGAAGCATGGGTGATCTCGATCAAAGAAAAAATGGATGCAACACTTAGAGTCGACGCAACAACTAGCAGAGACAAGCTCTGTATCTATAGAGTTCCACGTTACCTTCAAGAAAACGACAAGAAGTCCTATTTTCCTCAAACGGTCTCGCTTGGTCCATACCACCATGGCAAAGAACATCTAGTGCCTATGGAGCATCACAAATGGCGTGCGGTCAATATGGTCATGAAACGCACCAAGCACCGCATTGAAATGTATATTGATGCCATGAAAGAGCTTGAGGAGAAAGCTCGTGCTTGTTATGAAGGTCCTATTGTTTGGAGTAGTAATAAGTTCGCAGAAATGATGTTTCTTGATGGTTTGTTTATTCTTGAGCTCTTCAGAGGAGCTGATAACGATAAAGGATTCTTGGTACTCGG GTATGGTCGTAACGATCCGGTCTTCGCGATGCGGGGATCGATGCATTCGATTCAACGTGACATGGTAATGCTTGAAAATCAACTTCCTTTGTTCGTACTTAACCGGTTATTAGAGCTACAACTTGGTTCAGAATACCAAACCGGTTTAGTGGTGCAACTAGCAATTCGGTTTTTCAACCCGTTAATGCCAACCGATAAGTTAGCAACCAAAACCGACCAGGTAGAAATTAAGATCTCGTTAGAAAACGATAACTTCTTTAACCCAATCGCTGACAAGGACAAGGAAGAGTTGCACTGTCTAGATGTTTTCCGGCGAAGTTTGCTCCGGCCTAGTCAAAAACCGGAGCCGAGGTTATCACGAACTAGATGGTCGTGGAAAAGGCGTGCGGCGGACAAGCGCCAACAACAACTAATACACTGTGTGACGGAACTGAGAGAGGCTGGTATTAAATTCAAGAGAAGGAAAACCGACCGGTTTTGGGATATTCGGTTCAAAAACGGTTATCTGGAGATACCCAAACTACTTATCCATGATG gtACCAAATCTCTCTTCTCGAATCTTATAGCTTTTGAGCAATGCCATATTGACTCAAACAACGACATAACATCCTACATAATCTTCATGGACAATTTGATAGACTCTGCCGAAGATGTCAGATACTTGCACTACTGTGGCATCATCGAACACTGGTTAGGAACTGATTCCGAAGTTGCAGATTTGTTCAACCGGCTATGTCAAGAGGTGGCTTTCGACCTCCAAGATAGCTATTTATCTGAATTGTCCAATAAGGTTGACCACAATTATAACCGAAAGTGGAATGTTATGAAGGCAACCTTGAAACACAAGTATTTCAACAATCCATGGGCATATTTCTCCTTTATCGCTGCAGTTATCTTGCTACTTCTCACATTGTTCCAGAGTTTTTTTACTGCTTATGCTTACATTAAACCACCTTCTTGA